The nucleotide sequence GCTGCCTTGAAATCGATCCACTCGAGGCAGAAAAGATGTAAATTTTCAAGAGAACAAGAATGTGTTCATGCAAAACAGCCAACATTTCATGAAAATACATTAATTTTTTTAAATCTGTAAAGCTGTTAACCTGAAGCAGAAGATTCCACCCCGCCTaaatttcctttgcattttcaagacggctgattttgttgaattcttcggggcacaatccgttgaagagaatatcacaagcttgagcattgtattgcaacatcttcaactcatccgcggtagctttacggtttggttctctcccatcaaagaagtcaccttgcaaaccaacacacacaatagcccaaacggcggggttatgttcaagaatatgcattttcattttatgctttcaactagcaaaattagtaccatcaaagtagggacctctacggtgataatttccctcgctagacgccatactctcctaggttgtgaaaccaatgctatgaccaccaaaagctatggagatcaaagcaaatggagaccaaagctttgataccacttttaggatcgaaagtatgtctagaggggggtgattagactacttgaccaaataaaaatttaaccttttctcaattttagttcttggcagattttagctattttaggacaagtcaagcaatcatcacacaattcaagcaagcacgcaaagagtattttggcagcggaaagtaaagcatgcaacttgcaagaatgtaaagagaagggtttggagaattcaaacgcaattggagacacagatgtttttcccgtggttcggataggtggtgctatcctacatccacgttgatggagacttcaacccacaaagggtaacggttgcgagagtccacacagggctccacccacaaagggtaacggttgcgcgagtccacacaggctccacccatgaagggtccacgaagaagcaaccacccacaaagggtccacgaagaagcaaccttgtctatcccaccatggccatcgcccacacaggacttgcctcactagcggtagatcttcacgaagtaggcgatctccttgcccttacaaactccttggttcaactccacaatcttgtcggaggctcccaagtgacacctagccaatctaggagacaccactctccaagaagtaacaaatggtgtgtaggtaatgaactccttgctcttgtgcttcaaatgatagtcttcccaacactcaactctctttcataggatttggattttgtggaaagaagatttgagtggaaagcaacttggagaggctagagatcaagattcatatggtaggaatggaatatcttggtctcaacacatgagtaggtggttctctctcagaacatatgagttggaatggtgtatgtgttctgatggctctctcttcgaatgaagaggaggtggaagggtatatatagcctccacacaaaatccaaccgttacacatagtttttcaatctcggtgggaccgaatcaacaaactcggtcggaccgaaaatgtaaacctagtgaccgttagagattttcggtgggactgacatgtaactcggtaggaccgatatggttaggatttgggcataacgtaatcttggtgagaccgattacacaaatttggtgagaccgaatttggtaattagctaaccagagagttggtcaggcaaacttggtgggaccgatttgctcttttggtgagaccgaaaagttacaaaggggaaacactgaatttacatagaaatttcggtgggaccgattcgctctttcggtgagaccgaaaagttacgaaagggaaacagagagtttgcaatcccatctcggtgagaccgagatccctatcggtagaaccgaattgctagggtttggcagtggcttatgacaagtgaaactcggtggcgccggataggaagaatcggtaggaccgagtttggcttagggtttaggtcatatgtggatatgggaaaatagttgagggttttggagcatatcactaagcacatgaagcaagaggctcattaagcaacacatcatccctccttgataatattggcttttcctaaagactcaatgtgatcttggatcactaaaatataaaatgaagagtcttgagcttttgagcttgagccaatcctttgtccttagcattttgagggttccactttcacatccatgccatgccaatcattgagctttcctgaaataatcatcttggaataccattagctcaatgagctatatgttgttatgaattaccaaaaccacctagggatagttgcactttcaatctccccttttttggtaattgatgacaacatacagattaaagcttcgacaaatgataataagcatgaaatatatcgtcgctttgagaagtatgtgctaagtaagagctccccctaaatttgtgcatatttaaaatttgctttgtactgcaaatgcacaaggagttagagtcatgggttactcttccatgtcacatacatcttggtggagcgcttaaaatgataagaatgaaatacatgcactcatcaccaagaatagtgaatgatcacataagatagataagataataacattaatcaaacattaagtgtagcttatgatcaaacacatgatcatcaatgtctcacgagcatagtatctcaagcactcaaaagcaaacaagtttgaaaaaccaccaaataaagcaagagagaaaagcaacacactctctctctctcgaagcctatgatctatacatttttctccttctttggcaacaagttgccaaaaagtttctagaaaatgcatagtgctagatcgacgctcaggcttgatcttcaggtggtggtggagtctggatcactccaagaacgaaggcttctgtagatgctgaagtagacgctggagttggagctgaagtagacgctggagcaggttgggctggtgctacggctagagctgaggcagttgctcttgtgttaggaactggcactgcagacgacctcgtggcactctggcaaaggcatcagtggttgtcttccctttcctctcctgcatatcgtcttgaagctgctccactgcagtctgaatttctgtcaccttgacattcaagtcatagaacttttgttccatgattctctctaggcttgcctggttttgagttagagtggctagtcctttctcaatccgcagggtggatgcaatcaggtaatcaagctgctcttgtttggttttcaagaaatactcagatgcctcctcttgagttggcatcttggcagttttctccttccttgccttctccttctttgcttgtgcttgaactgatgatggctcattctcagtcattacAACTTAATTGTCCttaaaatctggacggatgggcaggtgttccttgtccaataaatatatgcccgtgcccatcttggagttgatgagctcctgaatttgaggggcataaccacaactcctcttctgatctgctgcagtcctcttgatagtctctattatgaggctcatgaccttgaatttctgtggcacatcaaatacatgtagcaagttgattgcatggcctctgatcatcttgtgatctccagacttgggcaataaggtgtgcctcaatattcaattgatggttggcagccctgacagaagataatgcactgagccaaatttgaaagtgtcaagagcttcattgggaatttccttgtacatgttggacattgagttatgatccattttcttcttggcatagatatccaagtcatctgcttcctcctctggggcattgatcaactttgcccattcctcaacagttgattggtacctcgtaccctcagacatccatgtgatcctcccatctggataaaagtgtgccgtggagtagaattgcatgatgagctcctcgttccactttgtgagcttctgcccaacaaagtcagcaactCCACAATCACTAAAGTTGTCATACACTTCAGGATAGCGTTCCTCTTTTTTTTCAAAAGTAGCACGTTTTTATAGCAATTTCGGAAACTAGCAGTGTCGATATGTTATTTGCAAAACTAGCGGCCCGTCGGTCAATGGTTGGCCGAAGTGGACCTTTTCGGCCTACGGAAGCCCGAAGACACGTCTTCGGTTAAGCCAGGCCGAAGCGTGCGCGAACTGAGCCGAAGACGGGCCTCTTCAGCCAGCCAGAGACCGAAGATGGGCCTCTTCGGCCAGCCAGCGACCGAAGAGGTCTTCGGCTTACCAGTGGCCGAAGAGTAGCGGATAAGGCCCGAGCGGCATCTTCTTTCTCCTCTCGCTGTTCTTCTTCTGTCTCTCTCGTTCCTCTCTGTACATTGCCCCCCTTGCTGATCTCTTCGTTTCTCCATCTATTTTTGAATCCAAAGCACAGAAACGGTAGATCGTAGCCATCTCCATCGGCCTACGGTCATTTTTTCCCAATGGGATAGCTATTTGTGCGTACAAGTGAGGTGGAGTCATGATGGGGTGAGGAGGAGAGGCCATGGtgggctgaggaggaggaggcagtttGGCTGGTGAGGAGGAGGTGCAGCTTCGTGCCGCCGAGGGGGTGGCGTTGGTGGTGTCTGTTGGTGCAAGTTCTTCGTGAGGTGGCCACACGCGTCGAAGGTATAATCACGCGTCACATTTTATTAGTGTTAATTGGTTTGTGTTGGCATTTTAGCGGATAGTTAGTGTAGCCGGTAACAATTTTTTCATTGCGATTAATTAGAAGGTGGCAATGTCTGACAGGTGAAAATGTCTGTATCAGTAAATTTGACTGTTTACTATGGCCCTGGTAATGTTCGATATATTGAGTTGGGGGTTGATCTTAGCGAGTTTAAAAATGGCGTCATGACACTTTCAGACCCGGACAGAGTGGACATTAGACAGTTGAAGCACTGGTTGACTACTAGTTTTGGGTTGGATTCTGAAGTATGTTCCGCCagtattcatgcattgtggaccaaatcctgtaaaaatgtcaagtgggagttgatgccgATAGATAGGAGCCAGCATTGGTTGACCCTGTTAAGTCGTTGCCGAGACCGAAGAATCCACCCATATGTCCTAGTGCAGCCAGTGGCGAAGGAGGAGAATACCGTACAACTCCATGTGGGGTATGAACCCGGCCAGGGTAGTCGAGTTGCTAACGAGATTCATTTATCCAGGTCACAGCCACCGGATGTGGATCCTAGCCAAACCGAGAAGGATTCAGACTACATGCTGGACAATGTTTGTGGTTATGATACTGGGCAGAATATTCAGTCGATAATATTAGCTGGTTCTGGTGTTgctgatggggatgaggaaggcgaTGAAATGCAGAGGGTGATGGAGGAAGAGAACGATGATGGATATGCAGAGGATCTGGATTCTGAAAATTCTGAGGATGAAGTGGAGGTACGGATTCCTTCTGCATGGAATCAGGACATATCCACCGGCTTTACTGTGAacgatggccatgagactccatggcaatataatctgaaccaagtccagataggggctatgtttgatacaaagaaaaaattgaagtaTGCAGTGATAAAGTGGGCTATGTCTACTCAGAGGGTTTTCCGGACAGACAGATCAAACCCAACAAACTATACCATGAAGTGTGTTGAAACAGGTTGTCCTGCgaaggtgcacgggcacgtgccgAAGTATAACATCCACTGGGTTGTCACGAATGTGGTCCCACATAATTGTGTGAGGAAAAACTTGTTGGTTCGTCATCCAAACCTGACTTCAACTCTCATTGCGCAATTCATGTATACTGAGATAGTGAAGAAAAAAGATATGGAAGCAAAACACATTCAGACAGCAGTGAAGGTCAGATGGAATTATGACATTCGTTAtgggaaggcttggagggctaagcagaaggctatggaggaaagGTTTGGGACGTTCTTTGACTCATATGATAATGTTGTCCGTCTCCTGGATGTACTGAAGGAGAGGAATCCTGGCACTTATGTTAACGTACAACATACAAGGTTGCTGAGTATACCAGGtttcaaggtgttgaaacgagTATTCTTCTCTTTCGCTATGTGCATTGAAGCTTTCCGGCATTGTCCTCCTGTGATGTTTGTGGATGGTACATTCCTGACTGGTCAGTACAAAGGGCAAATCCTGACTGCCATTGGCGTGGATGGAAACAATCAAATCATTCCACTTGCCATGgcatttgtggagggtgagaactttCTGAGCTGGGTGTGGTTCTTTCGGCAAGTGAAAATTGCCATTGTGAAGGATCGACCAAACGTGTGTGTCATTCATGATAGGTATGCTGGTATATTGAAGGCCGTGAAGACATTAAGGAATCCAACAGTAGACGAACCAACACCTTGGAAGGATTTGCAAAGCTGGTGGTGCATGCGTCATCTTGGGGCTAACTTTTTCTCACAGTTTAAGAACAAGCGGTTGATGAACTTGTTTAAAAAATTGTGCAAGCAGAACCAGGAGCGTAAATACCAATTTATTTGGTCAAAACTTGATGAGTTTACTAAGAAGCAGGTCCGTGCCAGGAAGAAAATGGAAAAGGACCAACAACAATTAGCAACACTCATGGTGGAGCTAGAGGAGCCAGTTGGTCTCTGTGACTTGCCAGCAATTGACCCTCCTAATACTAAGAGAAAGAAGGGGAGGGCAATAAAGGATTTTTCAGAGTGGATAGAGAAAGAGCCTCCCGTGAATTGGTCTTTGTTGCATGACACCCATGGAGCTAGGTATGGCCACATGACAGCCAACCTTGCAGAGGTGTATAACTTTGTACTCAGAGGGAATAGAGTATTGCCACTCACAGCTATTGTGGAGGCTGTATTCCATGGCACTTTGAGATATTCAAGAGACCGACACGAGTTAGCAAAGAAGCATATTATAGATAATCAGAACACACCTTACTGTAGCAGTGTCATGGAGTATATGGCAGagaagatagagaaagcaaagaAGCACATTGTGAGACTCGTAGGTAATCAGGAAAGGAGGTATGAGGTTCAGCTACCTACCGATGGTTTTGGTTCTGCGAATGAGGTGAAGACGCATGAGGTAAAAATTGGAACGGAATTTTATCCAACGTGTGAGTGTACATGCAACAAACCAAAGTTGTTGCACCTGCCTTGCTCACATGTGTTGGCTGCCTGTGGCTAGATTGAGTTGGCTGCCATCTCCTTTGTGTCGCCATACTACTTAAAAGAGGCTGTACTGAACACATGGACCGGTGAGATGACAGGGTTTAGAGTCGTTGGCAATTTCAACAAGGTTAACGACGGTGAGAGAGTATACATCCCGGATCCAGAACTTCGGCGAACAAGCAGGGGTCGACGTAAGGCCCGTCGAATCCGAAATGATATGGACCAATCTGAAGCTGGTGGAGCAACCAGACAATGTTTGCTATGCGCGACTTATGGGCATAGGATGAAATATTGTCCTGACCTGAACAAAGATGGTGCTTCCACATCGACGAGTGCTTCCACATCGACGGCTGCAACAACAGGAGCAAGAGGCGGACGTGGTCGTGGCAGTCGAGGCCGAAGGGGAGGACGAGGAAGGAATAACTCAGAAGCTATATAATGTGGGGGAgaatgttttaatttgtaatatcgTCTGGACTATGTTTTATTTTGCAATGTCTGAACTATGTATTAATTTGTAATGTCGGCTACTTTGTATGTCCGAACTATGTATTAATTTGTAATGTCGACTGAACTATGTTTTACTTTGTATGTTTGAACTATGTATTAATTTGCAATGTCTGGACTATGTTTTGATTGCAGATATGTCTTTGTATCCGTTGCTTAATGGTACGATTGATAAAGGTCACTGGGCTGCACTTATGCAAGGGGGCAAGAACTTAGACGTTTTGGTCACTCGCACCCCGAAGACTAACTGGATGATACACCCTTCATGGGTTGATAGGTATTGATACATATAGTGCCTTACATGTTTGACATAGGTATTGAAACATATAATTACTTACTTTTCATGCTACATTCTCTTTTTTTGTAGGTTAAGTTGGGCTGGACTTCTACCCTTGGCACGGCTGGTTGAGGGTATGTTGGAAGAGTGGGTTGACCATCCGAACTTGGATGAGGCAGGTGAACCAATGCAGTTGAAAAAGAGGCAAGTGAAACGATTCTCTTACGACAGGTCACTCCTTACTTGCTTAGTAGATAGATGGAGACCAGAGACACACACCTTTCACTTTCCTTGGGGAGAGATGGCGCCTACTTTACAGGATGTCTCCTACTTGTTGGGATTACCTTTGGCCGGTGATGCCATAGGTCCTTTAGAGGCAGAACCTGGCTGGCTTGCAAATATGCAGGCCCGTTTTCTAGCTGCGGTGCCAACTGCTACGGGCTTAAACGATGATCCTCACGGGCCACGTTTTAGGTGGTTGAGCCAGTTTCAGGTAACCTTCGTGGCCACATGACTATGTTTTTTTAGTTACCAATAGTACATCGTTCACACAATTGTATGTTTTCTATGTAGATTGTCTCATTAGGATACCCCGCAGTAGATTTGTCAGACGCACAGATTGATCGATCCCTATAGGCATATATTCTATGGTTGTTCGGCAAAACGATGTTCACGGAGAACCATGTGACCACTGTTGATGCACGATTCATCGGTATTGCACGAGAGATAGCTGACGCACGTTGCCCTGCGGATATTGTCCAGAGGAGTTTTGGTTCTGCCGTGTTAGCAGCTACGTATAGAGGCTTGTGCAAAGGTTGCTTATTGAAGTCTAGAAAGTCAGGTCTGGTTGGATGTCCACTATTGTTGCAGCTCTGGTCTTACGAGAGATTCCCTATTGGACGACCCTATGTCTCCATTGACACACCGTTTGGGTTGGAGGACATGGCAGGGGCTTACGTGCCTGCTATCGGCGACTTGCCTACTATGGGATCTGTTTGGGCACGGAGAGAGGTAGTTTTAAATTATGTAATTCGTTCGATTATTTTTGCCGTGCAATAGTATTACTAATGTAAATTTGTTGTCATGTACAGAGACAGTTTGCACATACCCAGGTGAAGGGCTGCTACCCGTTCTTCACGGTGCAGTTTGATAGTTTGCACGAGGATCAAGTTATCTGGGAGCCCTACTTGTATCAGACTATAACATCTAGGTATCCAGTTGGGATCTCTGCCTTATGCACTAGAGATCGGCACTACTGGATGACCAAGGCAAAGTTGGTGTTCGACGTGACGGTTGAGGAGATGGCTCTTCATAGGGTGATGAGACAGTTTGGTCTATGTCAAGAGCCTGCAATTCCAGATATTCCATGGATACCAGACCACGTTCACAAGTAAGTAATAATATTAAAGTTGTCAGCACTACATTCAGAATATATCTAACCATGCAACGCGCATGTCAATCTGATTAATCTGTCAATCTCAGGTACAGTCGCGTAGGAGGAAACAAGTCCATGGCTGTTTGGCTTCAGAGCATTAGCCCTTACGTTCAAGAATGGACTATGGCACCGACAAATATCTGGAATGAGGTTGGACCCTTTGACTGGGACAAGTTTGGGTTGTATTTACAAACTTACCGGCATACAACGAGGATCTACTTGGTTCCATCAGCTGCTCCTGATCAGATTAAAGCCCCTCTGACCAGCGATATGTACCCAACTACCTCTGTTGTGGGAACGAGACACCACGCGGTACGTGTCATGCTTCTCATATGTGTAGTTCTATCATAACCTTATCATATACAATGGGTTAACTCTTCATGTGCAGAGTGACTTGACAGTCCAGGCGCGAGAGGAGGTTTCCGCTTTAATGCGGCAGGTTGAGAGGGGGGATACTATCCCACAGCCAGAGCATCTCTCATGGTTGAGGCGTATGGATGAGAAGTTAAGAGGGATTTACGCATCACTTACATGTAGACGATCTACGGATGTTGTCATTCCTCGTCCCGCACATCGGCCCCCACGTCCCTCTGTCCATCGTTCAGAACCACGACACTCTGTGCAGCGTTCAGAACCACGACACTCCGTGCAGCAACCACGCCTCTCTGTGCATCAACCATCTCCTTCACAACTAGGGAGCTCTTCCTGGAATTAGCCATCGCCTTCTCAACCAGGCACCTCTTCCTGGTCTCATCAAATGGAACTAGGTAACACTACTTTGTACATTCTTTTCAACATTGTAGGTTCGCAAATTAATTTTACCCGTTTTACTATATTGTGGTAGGCAACCAGTCGCGACAGTTCATGCATTCAGTGCAATCACCGATACTTAGTGGTGCTGGATGTGGATTAGAGGGCTATGGCGATGACGATGACCAAGCTGAAAACATTTATGACTTCTCGCACACggtgtttcacactccaccaccaccaccgtcgcAGGAGACACAGACAGTGATAGACGAGGTTATCTATGGTCGTGGTTTTTGTGAGCATCGTCCACCGCCTCAGCGCTTATCGCCTTCCGGCCCTCGCCCGAGGAAGACCCAGATTCGTCGTCGACCCCCGCAGTGATATGATTATCTATGTATGAGTCATTATCTATGTTAGTTTCAGACTATTCGCATACGTGAGTCAGTATTTATGTATGAGACATGCTTCATGTAtgtgttactattgcacttgcttcTATCTGATAAGGAGACATATATCGTTTTATGTATGCGAGAGACATATTACTATTAATTCGCATTGTTATTCCAGTTACATTTTCAAAGAGACTACAACCGATAATTAAGATACAAGCACATCTAAATTAAACGGTGCGGTTGAACTTAATAAATACAGCTTACATACTACAAAATGAAATTAACGTAGAACATAATGCCCTACTTGTTGAGGTACAACTGGAATACAGcttacatactacatgaagtcatcatcgtcattctccgttgatgcagaactcttgcccttcgacgatgcagaactcttgcccttcgtggatgcagaactcttgcccttcgacgatgcagaactcttgcccttcgtggatgcagaactcttgccctttgatgatgcagaactcttgcccttcgatgatgcggAACCCGggagcggcggcatgaagatatcatcttcgtcctcgctctcctcagtccaacAAAATGGATGCTTTTCTAAAGTCCTTctaaaagtttcactcttcggatccactaccttcttccaccttttattcaacctaagaagttctttacgtacctccgcataagtcctttcaggccacccagccctacgtaattggtgagccaactcattcattatggtgtcactaccggtgagttcttcccatggaactatcctattgtccatcctgaaatcggtagctagcctcagaagagtgctgctcatctcagggtgaaaactacgatcgaaaggataatgggacatctcgactacactggACTGCTTATTCACCTCCGGGtcaagggggttttataggtagagaggagagaAAATGGTGGGAAGGAACGACTGGGGTATGgtgggaaagggttggcgggaacatatggcgggaaagggttggcgggaaacgggtggcgggaacatatggcgggaaagggttggcgggaaacgggtggcgtgaacatatggcgggaaagggttggcgggaacatatggaggggaaagagttggcgggaaaaTATTTACGGAAAGGGCTGTGCAATTTTTTTTCATTGCAAAATGGTTACACAACATTCGTAAGTCATAATAAAAAACCCTTTTCGGCCTACAGTAAGCAGAAGAGCGCGACCATGCAACTTCGGTCACCTGTTCACGCAAAAAGGTGGGGCCCGNNNNNNNNNNNNNNNNNNNNNNNNNNNNNNNNNNNNNNNNNNNNNNNNNNNNNNNNNNNNNNNNNNNNNNNNNNNNNNNNNNNNNNNNNNNNNNNNNNNNNNNNNNNNNNNNNNNNNNNNNNNNNNNNNNNNNNNNNNNNNNNNNNNNNNNNNNNNNNNNNNNNNNNNNNNNNNNNNNNNNNNNNNNNNNNNNNNNNNNNNNNNNNNNNNNNNNNNNNNNNNNNNNNNNNNNNNNNNNNNNNNNNNNNNNNNNNNNNNNNNNNNNNNNNNNNNNNNNNNNaaagggttggcgggaacatatggaggggaaagagttggcgggaaaaTATTTACGGAAAGGGCTGTGCAATTTTTTTTCATTGCAAAATGGTTACACAACATTCGTAAGTCATAATAAAAAACCCTTTTCGGCCTACAGTAAGCAGAAGAGCGCGACCATGCAACTTCGGTCACCTGTTCACGGGAAAAGGTGGGGCCCGGGGACTCTTCGGCCTACGGTTGACCAAAGAGTGCTCTTCGGCCTATGGGAAGCTGAAGAGTCCTTTTCGGCCTAGTTGGGGCACACTTCGGCCAACGGGAGGCAGAAGTGCCCTCTTCGGTCAACGGCTGGCCGAAGAGCCACTCTTCGGCCAATGGGAGGCCGACGGGGTGCTAATTTTGCAAATAACTTGTTAGCACTGCTAATTTCCGAAATTGCTGTAAAAACCATGCTAGTTTTGAAAAAAACCATTTTCCTTCATGTACtcccaatcgacccatctcatgtcactgactattggcttcttgtctagcagcactgtctcataaaaatcttgctgctccttggtgtgaaacctgtaatccacacagtccttctccttgaagcatacggatctgcttctctccacttcctcagccctgagtctctcctgagcttcatatcctcagccacaggatgagcatcgttgtggtctgggatcttgggcttgagctttctcagaatttgctcttcatcctcttcttcagcaacagtctcaggcactggggccttgttcttctcagctgtaggaatgctccttgtattc is from Triticum aestivum cultivar Chinese Spring chromosome 3A, IWGSC CS RefSeq v2.1, whole genome shotgun sequence and encodes:
- the LOC123061114 gene encoding uncharacterized protein isoform X2, which gives rise to MFTENHVTTVDARFIGIAREIADARCPADIVQRSFGSAVLAATYRGLCKGCLLKSRKSGLVGCPLLLQLWSYERFPIGRPYVSIDTPFGLEDMAGAYVPAIGDLPTMGSVWARRERQFAHTQVKGCYPFFTVQFDSLHEDQVIWEPYLYQTITSRYPVGISALCTRDRHYWMTKAKLVFDVTVEEMALHRVMRQFGLCQEPAIPDIPWIPDHVHKYSRVGGNKSMAVWLQSISPYVQEWTMAPTNIWNEVGPFDWDKFGLYLQTYRHTTRIYLVPSAAPDQIKAPLTSDMYPTTSVVGTRHHASDLTVQAREEVSALMRQVERGDTIPQPEHLSWLRRMDEKLRGIYASLTCRRSTDVVIPRPAHRPPRPSVHRSEPRHSVQRSEPRHSVQQPRLSVHQPSPSQLGSSSWN